The following coding sequences are from one Streptomyces sp. NBC_00536 window:
- a CDS encoding TauD/TfdA family dioxygenase, whose product MTTPFTDADTEILETNGSRLVRVRPWAGSDHRSWFTANARALRSAMYEHAAVMVKESGLVQQSELAEIAEEIGGRTLDYNERSTPRSRVTGKVYTSTEYPADQSIPQHNESAYSENWPHNLFFFCALAARSGGETPVADSAAVLGKLPADLVRRFEEKGVLYTRTYRKGMGLSWQEGFQSDDKGYVESYCADHDIQTDWDGDLLRTRQRRAAVMVHPVTGAKVWFNQAHLFHVNALPEPVREGLLEICGEDGLPRNAYYGDGTRITADEIDTILGVYGETVLAETWGTGDLLMIDNILTSHGRRPFTGDRKVLVAMTQREAA is encoded by the coding sequence ATGACGACGCCCTTTACCGACGCCGACACCGAGATCCTGGAGACCAACGGCTCGCGCCTGGTCCGGGTGCGCCCCTGGGCGGGCAGCGACCACCGGTCCTGGTTCACGGCCAACGCGCGGGCCCTGCGCTCCGCCATGTACGAGCACGCCGCCGTCATGGTGAAGGAGAGCGGCCTCGTCCAGCAGTCGGAACTCGCCGAGATCGCCGAGGAGATCGGCGGCCGGACGCTCGACTACAACGAGCGCTCCACGCCGCGCAGCCGGGTCACCGGCAAGGTGTACACCTCCACGGAGTACCCGGCCGACCAGAGCATCCCGCAGCACAACGAGAGCGCCTACTCGGAGAACTGGCCGCACAACCTCTTCTTCTTCTGCGCGCTCGCCGCGCGGAGCGGGGGCGAGACGCCCGTCGCCGACAGCGCCGCAGTCCTCGGCAAGCTCCCGGCGGACCTGGTGCGCCGCTTCGAGGAGAAGGGCGTCCTCTACACCCGCACCTACCGCAAGGGCATGGGCTTGTCGTGGCAGGAGGGCTTCCAGAGCGACGACAAGGGGTACGTCGAGAGCTACTGCGCCGACCACGACATCCAGACGGACTGGGACGGCGACCTGCTGCGCACCCGCCAGCGGCGCGCGGCGGTCATGGTGCACCCCGTCACCGGGGCGAAGGTCTGGTTCAACCAGGCCCACCTGTTCCACGTGAACGCCCTGCCGGAGCCCGTCCGCGAGGGCCTGCTGGAGATCTGCGGCGAGGACGGTCTGCCGCGCAACGCCTACTACGGCGACGGCACCCGGATCACCGCGGACGAGATCGACACCATCCTCGGGGTCTACGGCGAGACGGTGCTGGCCGAGACCTGGGGGACCGGCGACCTCCTGATGATCGACAACATCCTCACCTCGCACGGCCGCCGCCCCTTCACCGGGGACCGCAAGGTGCTGGTGGCCATGACCCAGCGCGAGGCGGCGTAG